Within Protaetiibacter intestinalis, the genomic segment GGTGGGCTCGTCGAGGATCATCGTCTCGGCGCCCGAGAACAGGATCCGCGCGAGCTCGATGCGGCGGCGCTGGCCGCCGGAGAGCGTCTTCAGCTGCTGGTCGAGGATGCGGTCGGGCAGCGCCAGGTTGGAGGCGATCGCCGCGGCCTCCGCCTCGGCCGCGTACCCGCCGAGGGCGAGGAAGCGGTCCTCGAGGCGCCCGTAGCGGGCCATCGCAGCCTCGCTCGTGGCGGCGTCCGTGCTCGCCATGTCCTCGGTCGCCTGCCGCAGCTCCTGCACGACGCGGCCGAGTCCGCGCGCGTCGAGGATGCGGGTGCGCGCGGTGTCCTCGGGGTCGCCGGACCGCGGATCCTGCGGGAGGTAGCCGATCTCGCCCGTGCGGTCGATCTTGCCGGCCGTCGGCAGGGTCTCCCCCGCGAGCGTCTTGGTGAGGGTGGTCTTGCCGGCGCCGTTGCGGCCCACGAGTCCCACCTTGTCGCCCTTGTCGACCCGGAAGGTCACCTCCGACATGAGGGTGCGTGCGCCCACCCGGATCTCGAGATCATGCACGGCGAGCACAGCAAGGGTCCGTTTCTTCGGGAGGATGGGGACAAACGGCTCGAGTGAGCCAGCCCGCTAGTCTAACCGGAGGGCCTGAGCGCCCATTCCCCGTGACGGCCACACCACGAAGGACCTCATGACCGCCATCTCCCCCGCCCCCCGTCTCGTCCTCGCCGACCGTGTGCTGCCGCGCGGCATCGTCACCGACATCGCGCTCGTCGCCGGTGGCGCGCTCTTCACGGCGCTGCTCGCCCAGGTGACGATCCCGCTCTGGCCCGTGCCGATCACCGGTCAGACCCTCGCGGTGCTGCTCGTCGGCGCCACGCTCGGAAGCGTCCGCGGCGGAGCGGCCCTGCTGCTCTACGCGCTCCTCGGGTTCGCGGGTCTGCCGTTCTACGCCCCGCAGGACGACGGCAGCCACCTGACGGGGCTCGCCGCCCTTGCGGCCCCCAGCTTCGGCTACATCCTCGGCTTCATCCCGGCGGCCGCGCTCGTCGGCTGGCTCTCGGAGCGCACCTGGGACCGCAAGTTCTTCAAGGCGCTCGCGACGTTCGTCGGCGGATCGCTCGTCGTGTTCGCCATCGGCCTGCCCTGGCTCGCGGTCGTCACCGGCGCCACGCTGCAGCAGACCTTCGAGTGGGGCCTCTACCCGTTCATCATCGGCGGCGTGATCAAGGCCGTGATCGCGGCACTCCTGCTTCCCGCCGCGTGGTGGGGTGCGAACCGACTCGCCGAGCGCCGCGACGCCTAGGCTCCACCATCGACGAAGGCCCACGGGGACCCGTGGGCCTTCGTCGTGTGGTCGGTGTCAGATCGAGAAGCCGATAGCGCGCATCATGTCGCGGCCGTCGTCGGTGATCCGCTCGGGACCCCACGGCGGCATCCATACCCAGTTGATGCGGAAGCGCTCGACGATGCCGTCGAGCGACTGCGACACCTGCTCCTCGATGACGTCGGTGAGCGGGCAGCCGGCCGAGGTGAGCGTCATCGAGATGATGAGGGCGTCGTTCTCGTCGTCCCAGGCGAGGTCGTAGACGAGGCCGAGGTCGACGATGTTGACCCCGAGCTCGGGGTCGATGACGTCCTTCAGCCCCTCCTCGACCTGGTCGAAGAGCGCGGGTTCGAGCGACGTGGGCATGCGTCTAGGCTACGCGGGTCGCCCGGCTCACGCCTGGGCGACGAGGTAGCGGTCGTAGCCCTCGTCCTCGAGGCGCTCGGCGAGCTCCGGTCCGCCCTCCTCGGCGACCTTGCCGTCGACGAAGACGTGCACGAAGTCGGGGGTGATGTAGCGGAGGATGCGCGTGTAGTGCGTGATGAGCAGCACACCGAGCCCGGTCTCCTCATGGGCGCGGTTCACGCCCTCCGAGACGATCTTGAGCGCGTCGACGTCGAGGCCCGAGTCGGTCTCGTCGAGGATCGCGAACTTGGGCTTCAGCAGTTCGAGCTGCAGGATCTCGTGGCGCTTCTTCTCGCCGCCCGAGAAGCCCTCGTTGACGTTGCGCGCGGCGAACGACGGGTCCATGCGCAGCTTGCCCATCGCATCCTTCACGGTCGCGCCCCAGTGACGGATCGAGGGCTCCTCGCCGTCGATCGCGGTCTTCGCGGTGCGCAGGAAGTTGGTGACGGTGACGCCGGGGATCTCGACGGGGTACTGCATCGCGAGGAACAGGCCCGCACGGGCGCGCTCGTCGACGCTCATCGCGAGCACGTCCTGGCCGTCGAAGGTGATCGAGCCGCCCTCGACGGTGTAGCGGGGGTGGCCGGCGATCGTGTACGCGAGCGTCGACTTGCCCGAGCCGTTGGGGCCCATGACGGCGTGGATCTCGCCCTCGTTGATCGTCAGGTCGACGCCCTTGAGGATGTGCTTGGTGCCCTGGTCGGTCTCGATCGAGACCTTGAGGTCGCGGATTTCCAGAGTGGACATGATGTGGCCTTTCAGACCGCGAGCCGCACGGCCGGGTCGATGTACACGTCGCCGTCGATGATCTCGACCGCGAAGACGGGGACCGGCTCGTAGGCCGGGAGGTTCAGGGGCTTGCC encodes:
- a CDS encoding metal-sulfur cluster assembly factor, with amino-acid sequence MPTSLEPALFDQVEEGLKDVIDPELGVNIVDLGLVYDLAWDDENDALIISMTLTSAGCPLTDVIEEQVSQSLDGIVERFRINWVWMPPWGPERITDDGRDMMRAIGFSI
- the sufC gene encoding Fe-S cluster assembly ATPase SufC, producing the protein MSTLEIRDLKVSIETDQGTKHILKGVDLTINEGEIHAVMGPNGSGKSTLAYTIAGHPRYTVEGGSITFDGQDVLAMSVDERARAGLFLAMQYPVEIPGVTVTNFLRTAKTAIDGEEPSIRHWGATVKDAMGKLRMDPSFAARNVNEGFSGGEKKRHEILQLELLKPKFAILDETDSGLDVDALKIVSEGVNRAHEETGLGVLLITHYTRILRYITPDFVHVFVDGKVAEEGGPELAERLEDEGYDRYLVAQA
- a CDS encoding biotin transporter BioY, which encodes MTAISPAPRLVLADRVLPRGIVTDIALVAGGALFTALLAQVTIPLWPVPITGQTLAVLLVGATLGSVRGGAALLLYALLGFAGLPFYAPQDDGSHLTGLAALAAPSFGYILGFIPAAALVGWLSERTWDRKFFKALATFVGGSLVVFAIGLPWLAVVTGATLQQTFEWGLYPFIIGGVIKAVIAALLLPAAWWGANRLAERRDA